In Caballeronia sp. TF1N1, the DNA window CGAAAAAGCGCGCCTTTTTGCCATGCTCGGGCTTGAGCAACAGCGCCGCGAGCGCGGGCGACAAGGTCAACGCAACGATCCCGGAGAACACCACGGATATGGCGATCGTGATGGCGAACTGCTTGTACAACTGCCCGGTGATGCCACCGAGAAACGCCACGGGCACGAACACCGCGCACAGCACGAGCACGATAGCGACGACCGGTCCCGAGACTTCGTCCATTGCGCGCTTCGCGGCTTCTTTCGGCGGCAGCTTGAAGACCGTCATGTTGCGCTCGACGTTCTCGATCACGACGATGGCATCGTCCACCACGATCCCTATCGCCAGCACCATCCCGAACAACGTGAGCATGTTGATGGAAAAGCCGAGCAGCGACATGCCCACGAAAGTGCCGACGATCGACACCGGCACCGCCAGCACCGGAATGAGCGTCGCGCGTATGCTCTGCAGAAACAGATACACGACGATCACCACGAGCACGAGTGCTTCGAAGAAGGTGTGGATCACATCGGCGATCGAAGCGCGCGTGAACTCGGTGGTATCCATCGAAACGCGATAGTCGATCCCTTCCGGAAATGACTTCTTCATCTGTTCGAGCGTGGCGCGCACTTGCTTCGATACATCGAGCGCGTTCGCGCCCGGCTGCTGATACACGGCGATCACCGTTGCGGGCTTGCCCTGAAAGCGGCTGCGGATCGAATAATCCTTCTGTCCGAGTTCGACGCGCGCCACGTCTTTCAAGCGCACGATAGCGGCGCCTCCGTTCTGCGCGCGAATGATGATGTTCTCGAACTCGGCAGGCGTGGCGAGCCGTCCCGTGGTGGTGACGGCGAACGACTGCTGCACGGGCGTGCCCGTCGGCGATTGTCCGATACTGCCCACCGCAAACTGCTGGTTCTGATTGGACACCGCACTCTGCACTTGAGAAGGCGTCACGCCGAGCTGTGCCATGCGTTCGGGCTTGAGCCAGATGCGCATGGCGTAATCCGGAAAGCCGAAGATGCTCGCCTGATTCGCGCCGGGAATGCGCTTCAGTGCATCGAGCACGTAGATGTTCGCGTAGTTGGCGATATACGTCGCGTCGTAGCGGTTGCTCGACGAATAGATGGCGATCACCATCATGAACGCCGACGACTTCTTCTGTACCTGCACCCCTTGCGCCTGCACCGATTGCGGCAACTGCGGCAGTGCAAGGTTCACGCGATTCTGCACGTCCACTTGCGCGAGTTGCGGGTTGGTGCCGATATCGAAGAACACGTTGAGCGTCATTTGTCCCGTCGATGAGCTCGACGAGTTCATGTAGATCATGTTGTCCGCGCCGTTCACCTGTTGCTCGATCGGCGCGGCCACGTTGTTGGTGACGACATCCGCGCTTGCGCCGGGATACTGAGCCGTCACCGTGACCTGCGCAGGCGTGATGTCCGGATACTGCGCGATCGGCAACGCGAGCATGGCGATGACGCCCGCAAGCGTGATGACGATCGACACGACCATCGCGAAGATCGGCCGGTCGATGAAGAAGTGAGAGAATTTCATGGCGGCCTTCGCTCACTTCGCCTGTTGGGCTGGCTCGACCTTGATGGTCGCTTCGCCTGGCGGCGCAACGGGCGCGGCATCGCCCTTCACGTTGACGGGCGCGCCCGCGGACACGCGTATCGCGCCATCGACGATCACGCGGTCGCCCGCGCGCAGACCATCCGATATGAACCAGTTGTCGCCGAGCCAGTCGCCCACCTCCACCACTTGCTCGCGCGGCGTCTTGCCGTCCTTGTCGAGCAACCATACGTAGTGGCTTTTCGCGCCCTGCAACACGGCGCGTTGCGGCACGAGAATGGCGTTCGGCCGCGTGAGGCCATGCACCAGCGCGCGCACGAACTGGCCGGGGCGCAACTGCCCGGCCTTGTTCGGCAGCACCGCGCGCACGAGGAACGTGCCCGTGTCCTTGTTATACGAAGGCGCGAAGAAATCGACCGGGCCGGTATCCGGATAGCGCGAGCCATCGGCGAGAATGACTTCGACGATATAACGCTTGTCAGCGGGCGCGGTCAGGCGTCCTTTCGCGATCTGATCGCGATAGCTCAAGACCTCGTTTTCCGAAAGGCTGAAGTTGATCCACATGGGATCGAGTTGCGCGACCGAAGTCAGCAGGCTCGAATTGCCTGCCGAAAGATAGCTGCCTTCCTGCATGCGCGCATAGCTCGACAAGCCGGTGAGCGGACTCTTGATGGTGGTGTAGCCCAGATTGAGTTCGGCGTTCTGTACTTCGCCTTGCGCGGCGATCACCGAAGCCTGTGCGGATTTCTCGTTGCCGATGGCGTCGTCGAGATCCTTCTTGCTGACGGCGTTCAGCGCTTCGAGCGGACGCACCCGTGCGAGATTCGCCTTGGTCACGGTGAGCCGCGCCTGCTGTTGCGCGAGCTGGCCGCGCGCGGTTTGCAGCGAAGCCTCGAACGGCTTGCGATCCATCTGGAACATCACCTGCCCTGCTTTCACGAGCGCGCCTTCGGTGTAGAGGCGCTTTTCGAGGAAGCCTTCCACGCGTGCGCGGATCTCCACTTCGCGCGAGCTCTGCGTCTGCGCGACGAATTCGAACGTGACGGGCGTGTCGTGGCCTTCGACGGTCATCACGGTAACTTCGGGCGCGGCGGGCTTGGGCGCGCTCGCTTGCTTCTCGCATGCCGCGATGGCGAACATCAACGAGACGCCGACGAAGCGCATGCCCGCGCGCCGCCAGCGCACGAACGCCGACGAAGCCGGAGCGGGGGCTTTGAAGATCCGCAAAGGTGAAGTCGGCATAAGTGTCTCCGCTCGCGTGGCTCGCGTCTATTGCACGGTGTAGCCGCGTCCCGTCATGCAGGCGGACACGGCCCGGTTGAAGGTCGTCATCTCCTGCGAGACCTGTTGCTGATTGGCCTGCTGCTGCGACGCGGCCGCACGCCGCTGCTGCCGTTGATGCACCCCGCCCATCACTGCACCGCCCGCCGCACCCGCTGCCGCGCCCTTGCCCGCGTCGCCGGCTATCGCACCCATCGCGGCGCCCGCTGCCGCCCCGCCCGCCGCGCCACGCACGCGTCCGCCCTGTTGCTGCGTTGGCGGTGGCTGGTTAGCCTGCTGCGCGAGTGACATCGGATCGATACCGGTGTTCTGCTTCGCCCATTGCTGGCATTGCGATACGTCATTGCCCTGCTGGCTCTGGCTTTGACCGCGCGCGGGGTAATAGATCGCCTGCTGCGCGGCTGCTTCGAGCGTTACCGCGGTCGCAAGCATGAGCGCCAAGCTCGATGACAGGCGCACGCGCCGGCTCCGCGCGGTTTGAAACGTGCTGTTCATTTCGGTACTCCCTCTCAGTGTTTTCGTCGATGCCTGACCGTCTGCGTGACGCAACCGGCCCTCGTTCCATGTGTCGTCGTTTTATGCGGTGCCGGGAAGGACGTCATGGCGCCTCGCGCACGCGTGCAATGGCCGCGCGCACCGCGCCGATGAACACTTCGTCGTCGAATGGTTTATGCAGATAGGCCGCGGCTCCCGCAGCGAGCGCCGTATCGCGCACGGCGGGATCGTCGTGAGCCGTGACGAAGACGATCGGCATATCGCTGCCCGCCAGACGCCGTTGCACTTCCAGCCCGTTGATGCCGGGCATCTGCACGTCGAGCACGATGCAGTCGGGCCGCCATGCGGCGTCGTTTTCGTCGAGTGCGGCGAGCAACGCGTCGCCCGTGCCGAAGCTCGCCGACGCCATGCCGGCCGCACGCAGCAGCCGCTTGAGTGCCCGGCAGACCGATTCGTCGTCATCGACCACGGCCACGGTTGGCGTCGCATCGCTCATTGGATCAGGCGTGAAGTTCGGCAGCACCGCGAGGCGCTGTGTCCACGCCCCGGCTCTTGATTTCTCGCTGGAGAATAGGCGCGCGGCTCTTGAACCGGTATTGGACTTTAGTCCCATGAGCGCGGTGAGGAATAAAGCGGGGACCCGGTCCGGGAAGAAAACCGGGACCGACCGCTAAATTCGAGATACGAATTCCGCTATAGTCTGCGGCTTCACGCGCCGGAGGGGTCGGCGATGTGTCGTTGAAGGTAAGTCGTTGAAGAGGAGAATCCGATGAAAACCATCCATCACCTATGTCAGGGCGGCTCGGCCGCGGCCATGTTGCGCACGGCGTTGCGCGATCCCGTCATCGATATCCTCGACGATGGCTCGATCGGCCCGCTCGTCGATGTCGACACCGGCTCGCCCGATGCGCGCGTCGGCTTCATGAAGGCGCTCTACGCGTGCGGCGGCTTCGATCCGCAAGACGAAGCGTCGATGGACTGGTATGGCGAGTTACGCGACATGAACCGGCGCCTCGCCGACCTGACGACTCAGGCGTCCGAGGTAGTGATCTGGGCCGAGGCAGGCGATGTGGAGCAAGCGCTGCGTCGACGCGCGCACTGGTGGCTGCGCGACGCGGACGTGCCCGTGAGCGAAATCGATGCGAGCCTGCGCGCCGTGGCTCGCGCGATTCCCAAGGGACAAGCGCTGGCGCTGGATGTCGGCGCGGCCGCCGCGCTCGTCGCGGCACGCAAGCCCGCAAGCGCCGGCCTGCGCGCGCAACTCGCGAACGAATGGGCCGCGCTCAAGGAAGATGGCGAAGCCGTGCGTGTGTG includes these proteins:
- a CDS encoding efflux RND transporter periplasmic adaptor subunit, which gives rise to MRFVGVSLMFAIAACEKQASAPKPAAPEVTVMTVEGHDTPVTFEFVAQTQSSREVEIRARVEGFLEKRLYTEGALVKAGQVMFQMDRKPFEASLQTARGQLAQQQARLTVTKANLARVRPLEALNAVSKKDLDDAIGNEKSAQASVIAAQGEVQNAELNLGYTTIKSPLTGLSSYARMQEGSYLSAGNSSLLTSVAQLDPMWINFSLSENEVLSYRDQIAKGRLTAPADKRYIVEVILADGSRYPDTGPVDFFAPSYNKDTGTFLVRAVLPNKAGQLRPGQFVRALVHGLTRPNAILVPQRAVLQGAKSHYVWLLDKDGKTPREQVVEVGDWLGDNWFISDGLRAGDRVIVDGAIRVSAGAPVNVKGDAAPVAPPGEATIKVEPAQQAK
- a CDS encoding glycine zipper domain-containing protein translates to MNSTFQTARSRRVRLSSSLALMLATAVTLEAAAQQAIYYPARGQSQSQQGNDVSQCQQWAKQNTGIDPMSLAQQANQPPPTQQQGGRVRGAAGGAAAGAAMGAIAGDAGKGAAAGAAGGAVMGGVHQRQQRRAAASQQQANQQQVSQEMTTFNRAVSACMTGRGYTVQ
- a CDS encoding response regulator transcription factor, with the protein product MSDATPTVAVVDDDESVCRALKRLLRAAGMASASFGTGDALLAALDENDAAWRPDCIVLDVQMPGINGLEVQRRLAGSDMPIVFVTAHDDPAVRDTALAAGAAAYLHKPFDDEVFIGAVRAAIARVREAP
- a CDS encoding DUF3658 domain-containing protein, with the protein product MKTIHHLCQGGSAAAMLRTALRDPVIDILDDGSIGPLVDVDTGSPDARVGFMKALYACGGFDPQDEASMDWYGELRDMNRRLADLTTQASEVVIWAEAGDVEQALRRRAHWWLRDADVPVSEIDASLRAVARAIPKGQALALDVGAAAALVAARKPASAGLRAQLANEWAALKEDGEAVRVWEDGKLASHPIDHYDADFIALASGAPAKLASSEMLGAAMHRSGRSDLFCKWRFARLIEAGKLTVTEGDAHDLNSVWIVKS